The Mycobacterium sp. EPa45 genomic interval CACCAGCCGATCCCCGACACCGCTCAACAAACCCTCCGCCACCGCCCGGCCGGCGCGCGCCCGTTCGGATTCCGTCAACACCGATACCGGCAGCCCACCGCCCAACCGAATCCCCAACAGCACGCTCTCGATGTGGCGGGCGTGAGCGTCGAGGCGCTCGAAATCGGCCACCGGCAGCCGGCCCTCGGCGAGCTGCTCGGCATAAGCGCTCGGGTGCTTGACATTCCACCACCGGGTGTCGCCGACGAACCCGTGGGCTCCGGGCCCCGCGCCCCACCACTGCCCGCCGTTCCAGTAGCCGATGTTGTGCCGGCACTCCCCGCCGAGCCGGCTCCAGTTGGACACCTCGTACCAGTCCAGGCCGGCCGCCGACAGCCGCTTGTCGATCAGTTCGTAACGGTGGGCGAGCACGTCGTCGTCGGGCGCGCTGATCTCGCCCCGGCGCACCCGGCGTGCCAGCGCGGTGCCCTCCTCGACGACCAGTGCGTAGGCCGAGACGTGGTCGACGCCGGCGGTCAGCGCGGCGTCAAGCGAGCGCATGAGGTCGTCATCGGACTCCCCCGGCGTGCCGTAGATGAGGTCGAGGTTGAGGTGGTCGAAACCCGCGGCCGTCGCCTCGGCAGCGGCCTGCACCGCGCGGCCCGGGGAATGGGTCCGGTCCAGCACCGCCAGCACCCGTGGCGCAGTCGACTGCATGCCCAGCGACACCCGGGTGAAGCCGGCGGCCCGGATCTGCTCGAAGAACTCCGGCGATGTCGACTCCGGGTTGGCCTCGGTGGTCACTTCCGCCCCGTCGGCCAGCACGAAGTTGTCCCGCACAGCGCCCAGCACCTGGGTCAGGCCCGCACCCCCGAGCAGCGACGGGGTGCCGCCGCCGACGAAGACCGTATCGACTGCCACCTCGCCCAGCAGTTCGGCAGTCAGTTCCAGCTCGGTGCGCAGTGCCGTCAGCCAGCCCTGCGGTGAGGCACCGCCCAGCTCGCCGGCCGTGTAGGTGTTGAAGTCGCAGTACCCGCAACGCGTGGCGCAGAACGGCACATGGACATAGACCCCGAACGCCGTGCCGGGCGTGAGGGCCAGTTCCGGTAGGGCGGTCGGTGCGGGACGGACCGACATGCTTCCAGTGTCGCAGAGCGGACTTTTACTCACGGCGAGCCAAAATTTGGCCCGGTTAGAGCTATCGACGGGGTTCGTGGCAGAATGGCCCGCATGACAGCCCCCCAGACCCTGCGCAGCCCTGCGCTGGTGGTGCGGCGGCATGTCGATTTCAAGCGCGTCTGTACCTGTTGTTGTCTGGCTTGACGCCGTAGACCCGCCCACCTGTACTTCAGCTGGCCGACCGGATCTGCGCCGCCGGAACACAGCTCACCGGTGGATTAGCGCGATTCGAACGCCAGCTCCTTGACCTTGAGGAGCACATTTCATGAGTCAGCCGACAACGGCCGCGCCGAAGAAGCGCAGTGAGGGCCAGTGGGCCCTCGGCGAACGCGAGCCACTCAATCCCAACGAGCAGTTCAAGCAGGATGACGACGCACTCAACGTGCGCGCACGAATCCTCGACACGTACTCCAAGCAGGGCTTCGACAGCATCGACAAGACCGATCTGCGGGGCCGGATGCGCTGGATGGGCCTCTACACCCAGCGTGAGCAGGGCTACGACGGCACCTTCACCGGCGACGAGAACGCCGAGCTGCTGGAAGCCAAGTACTTCATGATGCGGGTGCGCTGCGACGGCGGGGCGCTGTCGGCCGCCGCGCTGCGCACCATCGGTGAGATCTCCACCGAGTTTGCCCGCGACACCGCCGACATCTCCGACCGCGAGAACGTCCAGTACCACTGGATTCGGATCGAGGACGTCCCGCAGATCTGGGAGCGGCTGGCCGCGGTGGGGCTGCAGACCACCGAAGCGTGCGGCGACTGCCCGCGCGTGGTGCTGGGCGGCCCGCTCAACGGCGAATCGGTCGACGAGGTGTTGGATCCATCCTGGGCGGTCGACGAGATCGTGCGCCGCTACATCGGCAACCCGTCGTTTTCCAACCTGCCGCGTAAGTACAAGACCGCGATCTCGGGTCTGCAGGACGTCGCGCACGAGGTCAACGACATCGCGTTCATCGGGGTCAACCATCCCGAGCACGGTCCTGGCCTGGACATCTGGGTCGGCGGCGGGCTGTCCACCAATCCGATGCTCGCCCAGCGCCTGGGCGCGTGGGTGCCGCTGGACGAGGTGCCCGAGGTGTGGGAGGCCGTCACCTCGGTGTTCCGTGACTACGGCTATCGCCGGCTGCGCAGCAAGGCGCGGCTGAAGTTCCTCATCAAAGACTGGGGCGTAGAGAAGTTCAGGGAAGTTCTCGAAACGGAGTACCTGGGTCGCAAGCTGATCGACGGCCCCGCGCCGGAGCCGCTGAAGCACCCGATCGACCACGTCGGCGTCCAGAAGCAGAAAAACGGGCTCAACGCCGTCGGCGTCGCGCCGATCGCGGGCCGCGTGACGGGCACGATCTTGACCAAGGTCGCCGACCTCGCGGAGGCCGCGGGCTCCGACCGGATCCGGCTCACGCCGTATCAGAAGCTGGTCATCCTCGATGTCGCCGATGAAAAATTGGCCAGGCTGACCGAAGAACTGGACGCGCTGGGGCTGCCGTCGCGGCCGTCGTCGTGGCGCAAGAATCTGATGGCCTGCACGGGCATCGAGTACTGCAAGCTGTCGTTCGCCGAGACCCGCAACCGCGCTCAGGTACTGGTACCCGAACTCGAGCAGCGTTTGGAGGATCTCAACGCCCAGCTCGATGTACCCGTGACGGTCAACATCAACGGCTGCCCGAACTCCTGCGCCCGCATTCAGGTCGCCGACATCGGTTTCAAGGGCCAGATGGTCGACGACGGCGACGGTGACTCGGTGGAGGGCTTCCAGGTGCATCTGGGGGGCAGCCTGGGCCTGGACAGCGGTTTCGGACGCAAACTGCGCCAGCACAAGGTCACCAGCGAAGAGCTCGGTGACTACATCGAGCGGGTGGTCCGCAACTTCGTGAAACAAAGGAACGACGGAGAGCGTTTCGCCCAGTGGGCCGTACGGGCACAGGAAGAAGAGTTGCGATGAGTATTGGGGTGGAGCGAGTGACCGAGGCTGAGCTGCGGGAGCTTGCAGAACGTGGCGCCGCCGAACTCGAGGGCGCCAGTGCGTTGGAGTTGTTGGCCTGGACCGACAAGCATTTCGGCGGTGAATACGTGGTGGCCTCCAATATGCAGGACGCGGTGCTGGTCGATATGGCCGCCAAGGTGCGCCCCGGCGTGGACGTGCTGTTCCTGGATACCGGCTATCACTTCGCCGAGACGATCGGCACCCGCGACGCGGTCGAGGCGGTGTACGACATCCACGTCGTGAACGTCACACCCGAGCAGACTGTGGCCGAGCAGGACCAGCTGCTGGGTAAGGACCTCTTCGCCAGCAACCCGACCGAGTGCTGCCGGCTACGCAAGGTGGTACCGCTGAGCAAGGCTCTTCAGGGTTACACCGCCTGGGTCACCGGTATCCGCCGCGTCGAGGCGCCCACCCGCGCCAACGCGCCGCTCATCAGCTTCGACGAAGGCTTCAAGCTGGTGAAGATCAACCCGCTCGCTGCATGGAGCGACGAGGACATGGATGCCTACATCCAGGCCAACGGTGTGCTGGTGAATCCCCTTGTCGAAGAAGGGTATCCGTCGATCGGCTGCGCCCCGTGCACAGCGAAGCCGGTCGAGGGCGCCGATCCGCGCAGCGGACGCTGGCAGGGTTTGGCGAAAACAGAATGCGGCCTTCACGTTTCGTGAGGCTCATCCTCACCGCGCACGGCAGTGCCGATCCGCGCTCGGCGGTCACCACATACGCGGTGGCCGAGCATGTCCGCGCGCTGCGGCCCGGGCTCGACGTGCGAGTGGCGTTCTGCGAGAAGCACGCCCCCAATCTCGGTGATGTCCTGCGCACACTTGACGGCCCGGGGGTGGTCGCGCCGCTGCTGTTGGCGAGCGCGTATCACGCCCGCGTCGACATCCCGGCGATGATCGCCGATGCGGGTGTCGACGTGCTCCAAGCCGACACCCTGGGCGAAGATCTCCGCCTGTTGGCGGTCATGCGGGAACGCTTGGCGGAGTACCACATTCATCAGTTCGAGCGGGGGCTCGGCGTGCTCGTGGTGGCGGTCGGCTCGTCGCATGCCGCAGCCAACGCACGCACCGCGGCGCTCGCCGACACGTTGGGCCGCGGCACCCGCTGGTCGGGAGTCCAGGTCGCCTATGCGACCGGGCCGCAGCCCTCGGTGCAGGACGGCATCGAGCTGCTGCGTCAGCGTGGCGCGCGTCGGATCGTCGTGGCGCCGTGGTTCATCGCGCCGGGCCGCATCACCGACCGGGTGGCCGCGATCGCCGACGCCGCAGGCCTTCTCATGGTCGAGCCGTTGGGCGCGCATCGGCTGGTCGCCGAGACGGTGCTCGACCGCTTTGATCAGGCGTCAGCCTCCAGGGTCGCGGCCTAACTGGCCGCGACCTGGACCTCACCGGCGATCGGCGGCACCCGGGTGGCCCGCACGTACACACTGTCGCCCTCCTTGAGCCCCAGCGCCTCGGCGTCACCGCGGGTGATCTGCGCGGTGAACGGCGCCCCATTGGTGGCGCTGGTCAACTCCACGCGCACCTCGAAGCCCAGATAGACGACCCGGTCGATGGTGGCGCGCACGACGCCGGTCGATTCTGCCGTGCCGTCGCCGGCTGCGATCGCCATCTCGGGGTTGCGGCCCACGCGAATGTCGTGCGGGCGCACCAGTATTCCGTTGAGCGACGACACCGTGCCGAGGAACGACATCACGAACGCGTTGGCCGGGCTGTCGTAGACCTCGGTCGGTGTGCCGACCTGCTCTACCTGTCCCTTGTTCAGGACGGCGATCCGGTCGGCAACGTCGAGTGCCTCGGCCTGGTCATGGGTGACGAGCACCGTCGTGACATGCACCTCGTCGTGCAGGCGACGCAGCCAGGCCCGCAGATCCTCGCGGACCTTGGCGTCCAGCGCGCCGAACGGTTCGTCGAGCAGCAGTACCTCGGGATCGACGGCCAGCGCGCGAGCCAACGCCATC includes:
- a CDS encoding nitrite/sulfite reductase → MSQPTTAAPKKRSEGQWALGEREPLNPNEQFKQDDDALNVRARILDTYSKQGFDSIDKTDLRGRMRWMGLYTQREQGYDGTFTGDENAELLEAKYFMMRVRCDGGALSAAALRTIGEISTEFARDTADISDRENVQYHWIRIEDVPQIWERLAAVGLQTTEACGDCPRVVLGGPLNGESVDEVLDPSWAVDEIVRRYIGNPSFSNLPRKYKTAISGLQDVAHEVNDIAFIGVNHPEHGPGLDIWVGGGLSTNPMLAQRLGAWVPLDEVPEVWEAVTSVFRDYGYRRLRSKARLKFLIKDWGVEKFREVLETEYLGRKLIDGPAPEPLKHPIDHVGVQKQKNGLNAVGVAPIAGRVTGTILTKVADLAEAAGSDRIRLTPYQKLVILDVADEKLARLTEELDALGLPSRPSSWRKNLMACTGIEYCKLSFAETRNRAQVLVPELEQRLEDLNAQLDVPVTVNINGCPNSCARIQVADIGFKGQMVDDGDGDSVEGFQVHLGGSLGLDSGFGRKLRQHKVTSEELGDYIERVVRNFVKQRNDGERFAQWAVRAQEEELR
- a CDS encoding sirohydrochlorin chelatase gives rise to the protein MRLILTAHGSADPRSAVTTYAVAEHVRALRPGLDVRVAFCEKHAPNLGDVLRTLDGPGVVAPLLLASAYHARVDIPAMIADAGVDVLQADTLGEDLRLLAVMRERLAEYHIHQFERGLGVLVVAVGSSHAAANARTAALADTLGRGTRWSGVQVAYATGPQPSVQDGIELLRQRGARRIVVAPWFIAPGRITDRVAAIADAAGLLMVEPLGAHRLVAETVLDRFDQASASRVAA
- a CDS encoding phosphoadenylyl-sulfate reductase, whose product is MSIGVERVTEAELRELAERGAAELEGASALELLAWTDKHFGGEYVVASNMQDAVLVDMAAKVRPGVDVLFLDTGYHFAETIGTRDAVEAVYDIHVVNVTPEQTVAEQDQLLGKDLFASNPTECCRLRKVVPLSKALQGYTAWVTGIRRVEAPTRANAPLISFDEGFKLVKINPLAAWSDEDMDAYIQANGVLVNPLVEEGYPSIGCAPCTAKPVEGADPRSGRWQGLAKTECGLHVS
- a CDS encoding sulfate/molybdate ABC transporter ATP-binding protein gives rise to the protein MTNAITVTGANKRYGDFAALDNVDFVVPAGSLTALLGPSGSGKSTLLRAIAGLDQPDTGKITINGRDVTNVPPQRRGIGFVFQHYAAFKHLTVRDNVAFGLKIRKKPKAEIKDKVDNLLEVVGLAGFQTRYPNQLSGGQRQRMALARALAVDPEVLLLDEPFGALDAKVREDLRAWLRRLHDEVHVTTVLVTHDQAEALDVADRIAVLNKGQVEQVGTPTEVYDSPANAFVMSFLGTVSSLNGILVRPHDIRVGRNPEMAIAAGDGTAESTGVVRATIDRVVYLGFEVRVELTSATNGAPFTAQITRGDAEALGLKEGDSVYVRATRVPPIAGEVQVAAS
- the hemW gene encoding radical SAM family heme chaperone HemW gives rise to the protein MSVRPAPTALPELALTPGTAFGVYVHVPFCATRCGYCDFNTYTAGELGGASPQGWLTALRTELELTAELLGEVAVDTVFVGGGTPSLLGGAGLTQVLGAVRDNFVLADGAEVTTEANPESTSPEFFEQIRAAGFTRVSLGMQSTAPRVLAVLDRTHSPGRAVQAAAEATAAGFDHLNLDLIYGTPGESDDDLMRSLDAALTAGVDHVSAYALVVEEGTALARRVRRGEISAPDDDVLAHRYELIDKRLSAAGLDWYEVSNWSRLGGECRHNIGYWNGGQWWGAGPGAHGFVGDTRWWNVKHPSAYAEQLAEGRLPVADFERLDAHARHIESVLLGIRLGGGLPVSVLTESERARAGRAVAEGLLSGVGDRLVLTDRGRLLADAVVRDLLDD